The stretch of DNA TTACACTCCACCCATGGAAGCCAACTTGGGGCAAGTTTGCGTTCAAAAAGCTGAAAACAACGCGACTACTGGAGAAAATAAACTTGGGGCAACAGGTTTCGACAAAACCATCCAGCCAAATGATGTGCACGTAAATTTGACAAAGCAACCTGAGGTGAGGTCTTCACCACATGTTGCTATATCAATGGATGTTGACAACACCGAGGGTAAATTAGAAATGCTTGAGAAGAGGTTGAAAGTTATAGAGGGCGAAGGAATTTTTGAATTCAGTGATGTTGCAGGACTATGTTTAGTCCCTGATGTGGTTACACCTCCAAAGTTCAGGTTGccaaaatttgaaaagtatCGAGGGAAAACTTGTCCAAAGATTCATATAACCATGTACTGCAGAAAAATGACTGCTTATGTTCATGATGAGAAACTGTTGATTCACTTCTTCCAGGAAAGCTTAACTGGCATGGCTCTTAATTGGTACACCCGTTTGGATCCAACTCATATCCGTTCATGGGAAGATTTGGTTATTGCATTCTTAAGACAATATAAATACAATACCAATATAGAACCTGATAGAATACAACTGCAGAATATGACTAAGAGCGAGACAGAAACCTTCAAGGAATATGCTCAATGATGGAGAGAAGTTGCAGCCCAGGTGGAGCCCCTTTTAAGCGATAAAAAGATGTTAGCAATGTTTATAAGCAAAGTGGAACATCCATTCTACAAACACATGATAGGTAATGTCTCCTCTAATTTTGCTGATATAGTGATTATCAGAGAGAGAATTGAGGATGGAATAAAAAGCGGGAAGATTGCACAAGACCCGTCTACGGTGGTGAATATACACGAGTTTAGATCCCATTCTAGAGGgaataaagaaggaaaaattgaCCAGAATCCTACCTCTCAATTTTCATCTGTTGCCAATGTATCTCCCATTTTTTACGCTCTGCCATATCAACCAAGAACCTTTCCTCACCCCAAACAGAATTGGAAACCTAAATCCAAACCCACTCATAACCTTGACCAAATCAGTAACCAAAATGCTCTTAATCTAGACAAGAGGTTTGTGAAATTCACTCCTATTCCCATGACCTACACAGAATTGTTACCAGATCTTCTCCACAACGCTCTAGTGACTGTATGTCCTACTAAACCTGTACGACCTCCTTATCCTAAGCATTATGATCCAGATGCAAGGTGTGATTACCACAGGGGGGATATCAGGCATTCTACTGAGCAATGCATGACTCTAAAGTATAAGGTGCAATCTTTGATCGAGTCTGGGTTGCTATGTTTTAAAGAACACAAACATGATGCTTCTCCATATACTGATTGATCATTTTGGGTGAAgatggacaatttttttatgttgatgataCTTTAATGGTTGTTTGGGTACATTTATTTTCCTATGTAAATGGTATCAATTTGTGTTTTCTAAGCTTCTTTCTACCTTTGTGGTTGCACCGATGTTTTAATTGTCGTGAGTACATTTTGTTGTGGATACCATGTGCTTCATTGGAGCGAGCCCCAAAGGTGTCGTGGagaatgatgaaggattatcttgttcctttttaagatgattcAATATGGTGTGAGTCGATTAAGAAatctaagtgaaatccccactggacattaagatagcaagctatctagatgtgaaggttcctttcaccaagctcaagagaagaagataatggattgattcaaaacaaaaaggaaatggaaagcactaaaccatagaaaacaaagaacaattaaaggaagaagaaaacataaaatggataggaaagaaatggtaaaaatgtgagaagcacgccactacaaggctaggctagaagccatggcaaccttcaagatgagtggatgtgtgccgccacttgctatgcaagataaggcttaaaagtattcactccctagggaggaaactctcacaaatggttgagacacaagagtgtttttacttcaaaatgttcaacccttttacatgtctaggagcaccccttatatagaagagtttaggggcctctaagcaaataaaagatacctaaggatgtctctacaaaaacctaaccctagcttctagaaactaggtcaaataaggttacaaaaatgagagacaaaagagctaactatggtgtgtgcaaggctaatttcgttctagcacaaaaggagacaaagaatgtgtctcatatgtctccaaaaagtggtcaaagtgtgctaaaaacaaaggagaccaaaggtacataggtacacttgcttcatgccttttactttatgctttatgcctttgctttactctttcctccacatcatttatgctccccaatcaccatgcgccacctaacattgctttcttactcctaattaacctacaaagcaaataaacatagattagcatgttggcttaagtcaagtcaactatagtcaacaagtcaaacctagtcaaagttcaacaagtcaactaaagtttattcaactaagtcaacttagggaatcaaaaataacaaacacaaatgaaagggatgaaggattaatgaacttcctttctaaacatgcttagtcttcttaagcatgtgccttcatccttggttggggtcaatccttcatcatcctccccttcttggagagaatttgaccacaaattctttaagcctttgtagatggagtttgacttgatttgggggaggttttgcgcctcccttttatgagctcttgttccatcttttctaagggtactaaccctagctttggttaggccatccctcttttctagaccactcttcttctcatgcttgtgcattgggtcttccttttaagccttgcaagagaagaaagaatggtgatgtccatctttctttgaaaatctttttttagaggcaagtaacactttggaggtaacttgctctttttctttttcatcttttctcttatcttcactttattttggtcctcatttgcttgattgggtgagagaggtaggagtgtgaacttcttgccttggaaggagaaagcataggtgttagcatggccatcataaaagacttttctatcaaattgccatggcctacctaacaaaatatgagtttcttccataggcgcaacatcacataacacctcatctttaaaatttccaattgaaaagttaatgaggacttgttgagttactttaatgtcttctttcttaagccatgatagcttgtagggcttggcatgagggatagttttcaagccaagcttgtccacaacccttgtgctagccacatttacaaaacttccattatctatgaggatgggacatagtttgtctttgatatgacaccttgaatgaaaaaggttttgtctttgagaagggtcaagttccttggaaacttgtcttagttggtgccttatcattaacaatccaccttcaaggggtttaatcctttcacttgaagaagaagtgtgggaagaagtacttttgggggaaggaggagaagaatgttcactctctacttcttttttaaggtttaaggccatggttcttttggtgggacaatttgaagctatgtgcccatatcccaaacacttaaaacattttatagaacttgtccttatACCTtaagaagaattaggagtttcattagaaggcctagacgaatttgtcttaggaggtgggtctttggaactcttgagtggtgatttatcatgttttctttctttatctttccaagtactagaatagtgtcattgtatgaaccactcctcttggcctcttttttcttttgcaattgagtttcaactttgatggccaaatgtaaaactttgtcaagagaggagtactcatataactctactaaatcttgtatgtccctccttaacccactcacaaatttagctaccttttcctcttcactttcaaattggagtcctacttttagaagcatagACTCCATTAACTtctaatattcatccacacacatggacccttgttgaagcctttggagcttcaaaagagtctccctcctatagtaggaaggaacaaatctagcgcgcatcaagtttttaaggtccctccaagaagtcgcgagtgactcttggttaatattgtccatacataattgatgccacctagtcatggcataatcctcaaactctaagactaccaaatctacttgcttttgatgactaactacatgaatggtaaaaatttggtccactttttgttcccactcaatgtagatgttttggtcattttctcctttgaacttaggaatctttggagtttgcttctcttgtgatggtttgcgcctagaatgccctcttttcctagcctctctttcttgctccttagcttcaagcctttgaatgtgctcttggattcttaggtcactttgctccttgtcctttctcaattgttcaaaggcctccttcctagacaactccaaatcccaaagcaatctcatcaatgtattgtttttgtttggtataggtgcatttgatgaacttgccatgattcctacaacaaaaacactcaaattcgagagaaaataaatggattaggggttagacaacatgaaaatcgagaccaaatccaacccaaaatgcaacccaagtgtttagatcacactcccaaagtaacaaggcaaggctagcactcaaaatccaccaaaggagtgaagcaaacacttttaaaaacttgttcaaaacctttcaaatgcaagacaagtgattcggccacaacatcccaagagtttcaagaaaagaaaactactatgacacaacaaagaacacctagtgacaagcaagaaaagcacaaaaacaagaaagtttaacttctaagaaaattttgttttaaagacaaaacttgaacaagactaaagcaatgaaacacacatttaaagactctatggaaagcatttgaacaagccaagattatacctcaaattatgcatacaccaagaaagatcataaccaaggtaaagcatggaactaatttgccaatatcacccaaaatccaagtataaaatttggtagcataacacctagtaaaaatggccaaatggattcaccaagcaacacattagctctcggccaaattgtttttggtcatgaaaataatttttcttttcaaaactaggtacttaagatgatgagaaggatattttagggtgtcttgaacacttagttccttaaaaattaggtcaaaatcaatttcaaggagcatgctacaacaaaaggcatagatctcatgcaatagctcaaatacttagaaacaagaataagaaaactcaaagaagcatatgacatatgactcaagcaagagttagacacatttaaagactcaacatgacatacacacagacataaacatgtagctatcatgcatttaaactcatggatttgaggctcaaagactaagcatccaaagacatgttatccaaccacatttaggagcttaaagaggtgcaaaaaccgtagccaaactgccacactagaacctgaaaacgttgattcacgtattcttggcagatctgacctttgctcactaatttgatcataaatttctccacagaactccaaatgcgttggttcttttttttctggaaactagactcagagatctttcttttgacaccaaaaacgtaatttttggaccgctgagATGGtacaatttaatgttttaaaatcgtcacgttttctgccagcaccgtttttgtgtgtaatggaagtggatttgaaccatacaaagatagctacaacaagacaaggttagcacatgaaaaacaccatattcaagataacctaggctctagataccaaatgatgaaggattatcttgttttcttttaagattattgaatatggtgtgagttgattaagaaagctaagtgaaatccccactggacattaagatagcaagctatctagatgtgaaggttcctttcacaaagctcaagagaagaagatgatggattgattcaaaacaaaaaggaaatggaaagcacataaaccatagaaaaccaagaacaattaaaggaagaagaaaacataaaatggaaaggaaagaaaatggtaaaaatgtgagaagcacgccactacaaggctaggctagaagccatggcaaccttgaagatgagtggatgtgtgctgccacttgctatgcaagataaggcttaaaagtattcactcccaagggaggaaactctcacaaatggttgagacacaagagtgttttaacttcaaaatgttcaacccttttacatgtctaggagcaccccttatatagaagagtttaggggcctctaagcaaataaaagatacctaaggatgtctctacaaaaacctaaccctagcttctagaaactaggtcaaataaggttacaaaaatgagagacaaaagagctaactatggtgtgtgcaaggctaatttcgttctagcacaaaaggagacaaagaatgtgtctcatatgtctccaaaaagtggtcaaagtgtgctaaaagcaaaggagaccaaaggtacataggtacacttgcttcatgccttttactttatgctttatgcatttgctttactctctcctccacatcatttatgctccccaatcaccatgcgccacctagcattgctttcttactcctaattaacctacaaagcaaataaacatagattagcatgttagcttaagtcaagtcaactatagtcaacaagtcaaacctagtcaaaggtcaacaagtcaactaaagttgattcaactaagtcaacttggggaatcaaaaataacaaacacaaatgaaagggatgaaggattagtgaacttcctttctaaacatgcttagtcttcttaagcatgtgccttcatccttggttggggtgaATCCTTCATCATGGGATATGTGAACATCAAGGAGATGTGGTATATAGTGGATGGAGGTTTTGTGTTGGAAGGAAGGTTGGAATTGCTAAGTGATGACAAAGGTGCATGCCATATGGTGAATATTTCCCTACTGAATGGCCAAGTGCAACTTTATGTTGCACACATGGTGTCTGAACCTTAAATAGTTCATTTGTTGGAATATTATGTTAACGAGGTTGCAGCTAATGCAGAAGTTAGTGTGAACGGTGGTGGTGCAGAGGTTAGAGAGGATGCTAGAATTGGAGATGCTCCAAAGGTTGATGTGGAGGTTGGGATTGCATGTGGTGTAGAGGTTGGAGAGGATGCTGGAATTGGAGTTGCTCCAAAGGTTGATATGGAGGTTGGGATTGCAGGTGGTGCAGAGGTTGGAGAAGATGCTAGAATTGGAGCTGCTCCAGAGGTTGATGTGGAGGTTGGGATTGCAGGTGCTGTAGAGGTTGGAGAGGATTTTGGAATTGGAGGTGATCGAGAGGTTGGGTAGAAGGTGAGAATAAATTTGCTGAAGAGGTTGGTTGGAGGGTGGAATTGCAGTTGATCCAGCTGATGTAGATGTTGGTGTGCTCACGAAGCGTGGTGTAGAGGTCTCTGTGGAAGAGGATGTTGAGGAGTTTGAGGAGGAGTTTGATGTAAATAGTGATAGTTGGAGAAGACATTAAGAGACAATCCAAGTGTTAAACTGACTGACTTGAAAAACAAGATCGGTAGGAAATGGAGCATCGGTGTTTCTAGGTCTATGACCTTTAGGGCAAGGACAATggcatataaaaatattaatggatCATTTAAGGAATAGTATAAAAGAATTTATGATTATGCACATGAACTTTTAAGGTCTAATCCGGGTTCAACTATTAAAGTTCATGTTTAAGAGAATGAGGGGAACCCAATATTCAAACGACTTTATGTTTGTCTGAAGGCTTGCAAAGACAACTTCGTGTCTTGAAGGCCCATCATTGGTGTAGATGGCTGTTTTTTGAAGGGCAAATATGGTGGTGAGTTGTTGAAAATTGAAGGAAGAGATGGAAATGACCAAATGCTCCCTTTGTCATACGTAGTAGTTAAAGTTGAAAATAAGGAGACATGGAGTTGGTTTTTGAATTTAATGATTGGAGACCTTGGTGGGCCTGAAGTGTGTAAGACccgtaaaaattaattaattaacaaatacgggtagtgagagcctttatggtatttaattttaaatgtatgatgtggaaaagtactagctcaaatggttgagagtacttgattgtgttaagaggacttgggttcaagtcatgtgtatgccaattgtgtgttatttaatttattaaattggaattcgtccctggtcgaaactttgataaattttggtccctaaactttaaaaatgaatgaatatagtccttttaacccttgttgacctttgactaggtttgacttattgactatagttgacttgacttaagccaacatgctaatggtgaatggggagcataaatgatgtggaagagagagtaaagcaaaggcataaagtataaagtaaaaggcatgaagcaagtgtacctatgtacctttggtctcctttttttttagcacactttggccactttttggagacatataagacacattctttgtctccttttatgctagaacgaaattagccttgcacacaccatagttagctcttttgtctctcattttttgtaaccttatttgacctagtttctagaagccagtgttaggtttttgtagagacatccttaggtatcttttatttgcttagaggcccctatactcttctatataaggggttctcttagacatgtaaaagggttgaacattttgaagtaaaaacactcttgtgtctcaaccatttgtgagagtttcctcccttgggagtgaatacttttaagccttatcttgcatagcaagtggcggcacacatccactcatcttcaaggttgccatggcttctagcctagccttgtagtggcgtgcttctcacatttttaccattttctttcctttccattttatgttttcttcttcctttaattgttcttggttttctatggtttatgtgctttccatttcctttttgttttgaatcaatccatcatcttcttctcttgagctttgtgaaaggaaccttcacatctagatagcttgctatcttaatgtccagtggggatttcacttagctttcttaatcaactcacaccatattcaataatcttaaaagaaaacaagataatccttcatcatttggtatctagagcctaggttatcttgaatatggtgtttttcatgtgctaaccttgtcttgttgtagctatctttgtatggttcaaatccatttccattacacacaaaaacggtgctggcagaaaacgtgacgattttaaaacattaaattgtaCCATctcagcggtccaaaaattacgtttttggtgtcaaaagaaagctctctGAGtgtagtttccagaaaaaaaagaaccaacgcatttggagttctgtggagaaatttatgatcaaattagtgagcaaaggtcagatctgccaagaatacgtgaatcaacgTTTTTAGGTTCTagtgtggcagtttggctacggtttttgcacctctttaagctcctaaatgtggttggataacatgtctttggatgcttagtctttgagcctcaaatccatgagtttaaatgcatgatagctacatgtttatgtctttgtgtatgtcatgttgagtctttaaatgtgtctaactcttgcttgagtcatatgtcatatgcttctttgagttttcttattcttgtttctaagtatttgagctattgcatgagatctatgccttttgttgtagcatgctccttgaaattgattttgacctaatttttaaggaactaagtgttcaagacaccctaaaatatccttctcatcatcttaagtacctagttttgaaaagaaaaattattttcatgaccaaaaacagtttggccgagagctaatgtgttgcttggtgaatccatttggccatttttactaggtgttatgctaccaaataaGGTTACagaaatgagagacaaaagagataactgtggtgtgtgcaaggctaatttcgttctagcacaaaaggagacaaagaatgtatctcatatgtctccaaaaagtggtcaaagtgtgctaaaaacaaaggagaccaaaggtacataggtacacttgcttcatgccttttactttatgctttatgcctttgctttactttttcttccacatcatttatactccccaatcaccatgcgccacctagcattgctttcttactcctaattaacctacaaagcaaataaacatagattagcatgttggcttaagacaagtcaactatagtcaacaagtcaaacctagtcaaagttcaacaagtcaactaaagtttattcaactaagtcaacttagggaatcaaaaataacaaacacaaatgaaagggatgaaggattagtgaacttcctttctaaacatgcttagtcttcttaagcatgtgccttcatccttggttggggtcaatccttcatcaaagaatgataataatcataataaaacaaaaaaaagtgcAAAAAGAGAAATGAATGTAAAAATTCATGGTTGAGTCAGTTGTTTTTTTTCGCGAATCATCAAATTTATgactttccaaaaaaaaaatgaatcaataAAGAGGGATGTCATATTTTTCTGTGGTCAAATGCTTAATCTAGATTAACTTGCTGACAATTTCCTTTTACAACAGTTGTGCACATTGTTTGATAACCTTTAAACTTGTGTCATCCCCAAAGCAAAAGGATTTGCCCTAGTAGTGGTGATAGAGTccaaatataaatatgagtTTTACACTAggacaaattttgttaaatcttTCTTGCATGCGTTAGTTGGGTAATTCCTGAATCCTCGAAGGCAAGCAAAACTTTcagaaaaaatagataaataataacaaaaaaaagagattGTTTGCTGAACTGAAAACCTGAAAGGACAGTTTAGGCAAGAAATgacaaataaaaagagaaaaaagtgaTTTGTGTTAAGGCCATCCTTTTTATTGCAAAATTAATCCTTGTGAAAATAAAGCAGTCATGATTCAAAATGATGGGTGGCCATTTTTCTTTatccaaaaaagaaaagagtatgTAAAATGAATATCCTTTGTTACCTACTTTGAGCCAAAATCACAATCTTTTTCAAATATTCCCTAAACGAGGATTATCTACGTGTCAAAGACTGCTCAAGAGCAAAcatgaagaaaaatcaaaataagcAAGACAAAAAGTCAAGAACTGAAAGTTTTAAAGGAAAATCACAAAGTGATTCATATggcaagaaatgaaaaataaaagaaaaaaagaggaaagaaaaatgaaaagaaagataaatGCTCAGAGCTCCCGATAATGGTTGACACGACGTTTGGTTGATAATCCTTGTTTCAAAATTAAAGCCTGCAAACATTTATTTGGGCCTGTATATCCATTTCTTTCGTAGCCTTTTAGCCGATGGCCACgttacaagcctaataaagtccacgCTGATTGAAATATGATTGCTCTGATTTTCACaaagtttaattttatgataagaTGACATGGCTAACAATATAGTCgctaaaaaaaagaagaaaagaaaagaaagaaaaagaaaatggtgcCTTGGAAAAAGGGAAATACCCTCTTAATTAAGCAAAAGCAAGCGAAGGAAAAATGAACCATTTAGGCGATCCTTTCCATATTCCAAATTTTTCTCCATGCACAAAACTGGGGCAAC from Vigna unguiculata cultivar IT97K-499-35 chromosome 8, ASM411807v1, whole genome shotgun sequence encodes:
- the LOC114194889 gene encoding uncharacterized protein LOC114194889, whose translation is MVKADVGELKGQMGQILEALKVLQSQGEICTSYHQQLSEEAQIFPPHGHPLNYTPPMEANLGQVCVQKAENNATTGENKLGATGFDKTIQPNDVHVNLTKQPEVRSSPHVAISMDVDNTEGKLEMLEKRLKVIEGEGIFEFSDVAGLCLVPDVVTPPKFRLPKFEKYRGKTCPKIHITMYCRKMTAYVHDEKLLIHFFQESLTGMALNWYTRLDPTHIRSWEDLVIAFLRQYKYNTNIEPDRIQLQNMTKSETETFKEYAQ